In Apus apus isolate bApuApu2 chromosome 5, bApuApu2.pri.cur, whole genome shotgun sequence, the following are encoded in one genomic region:
- the ZBTB25 gene encoding zinc finger and BTB domain-containing protein 25, whose translation MDTTGHSVLLLQQLNMQREFGFLCDCTVAIGDVYFKAHRAVLAAFSNYFKMIFIHQTSECIKIQPADIQPDIFSYLLHIMYTGKGPKQTVSQSRLEEGIRFLHADHLSHIAVEMNQVFSPEPVQSSNLYGIQISTTHKPGRECLGAKESLPKVGSGSAAQGDHPQLQLSLAIGLDDSSLDPQVARPSAQPAALTKPAEEHPKLSVSVKQERCDSEPVVSQSCTPLSPEVASPIFAKASLRVHLCHYCGERFDSRGGLRQHLHTHVSGSLPFGVPASILESSDLGEVQPLAEDREAGDGHQLGAFLLKEDEHQLEHPSCSDLEPLQISQLSLISKDHEPVELNCNFSFSRKRKISCTVCGRAFFRKSQLLEHMYTHRGKQHKYSRCQRLESPTTPRFRPYCDSESVGKSSSLSQDHLDECILESDLIQESIDTILVE comes from the exons ATGGATACCACCGGCCACAgcgtcctcctcctccagcagctgaacatgCAGCGGGAGTTCGGCTTTCTGTGCGACTGCACAGTTGCCATTGGAGATGTTTACTTCAAGGCCCACAGAGCGGTGCTGGCTGCTTTTTCAAACTATTTTAAGATGATATTTATTCATCAGACGAG CGAATGCATAAAGATTCAGCCTGCAGACATCCAGCCTGACATATTTAGTTACTTGTTGCATATCATGTACACCGGGAAAGGGCCAAAGCAGACAGTCAGCCAGAGCCGACTGGAGGAGGGCATCCGCTTTCTCCACGCAGACCACCTCTCCCATATCGCTGTCGAGATGAACCAAGTCTTCTCCCCAGAGCCGGTCCAGTCTTCAAACTTGTATGGCATCCAGATCTCCACCACACACAAACCGGGCAGAGAATGCCTGGGAGCAAAGGAGAGCCTGCCCAAGGTGGGCAGCGGGTCTGCTGCCCAGGGTGATCacccccagctgcagctctccctggccATCGGCCTGGATGATAGCTCCCTTGACCCGCAGGTCGCTCGCCCCTCAGCTCAGCCCGCTGCTCTCACCAAGCCGGCAGAAGAGCATCCGAAGCTCTCAGTCTCCGTAAAGCAGGAGCGGTGTGACTCGGAGCCTGTGgtgtcccagagctgcacccCTCTTTCTCCAGAGGTAGCAAGCCCCATCTTTGCTAAGGCCAGCCTCAGGGTGCACTTGTGTCACTACTGCGGGGAGCGTTTCGACTCCCGGGGGGGGCTGCGGCAGCACTTGCACACCCACGTCTCGGGCTCGCTGCCGTTCGGCGTGCCGGCCTCCATCCTGGAGAGCAGCGACCTGGGGGAGGTGCAGCCTCTggctgaggacagggaggctggGGATGGCCACCAGCTCGGGGCCTTCCTCCTCAAGGAGGACGAGCATCAACTGGAGCATCCGAGCTGCAGCGACCTGGAGCCTCTGCAGATCAGCCAGCTCTCCCTCATCTCCAAGGACCACGAACCAGTGGAGTTGAACTGtaacttttctttctcaagaaagaggaaaatcagTTGCACCGTCTGTGGCCGCGCATTTTTCCGGAAGAGCCAGTTGCTGGAACACATGTACACGCACAGAGGGAAGCAGCACAAATACAGCCGCTGCCAGCGGCTGGAGAGCCCCACGACCCCCAGGTTTCGTCCCTACTGCGACAGTGAGAGTGTGGGGAAAAGCTCCAGTTTATCCCAAGACCACTTAGATGAATGTATACTGGAGTCAGATCTCATCCAAGAAAGCATTGATACCATCCTGGTAGAGTAG
- the AKAP5 gene encoding A-kinase anchor protein 5, with protein sequence MAKAANEIQMENPREVETHSTGATCSPSEEQAEKPSMLCFRKRKSCKKRLTVKDACEAASEEKSQCISAEAKVPNQSQSSRGAWAAIKNLTKPRRRQKSSSSKKAPSDSQVQLEVDAEEGCAQGFPKKRVSSGVKMPCVRFSRGKKKPSPSEAVEESEDSVQANEVMGVVNKASEEQEDLPPMDKSDSFSPASVQEDQDTAKESADSIGKSEPLTEPTTEAEEHRECTIESEITESETVNETAQEKLQEGSLPQTTVHMEGREDAPEVPASQDQSDSAPETAELQEIPNICKELPEGDESEKSINLPEECKAQETVMDFSPSESKDDAVSMQGCSSHQVTLEANVGVGIVITVTEAEDSDHTDSDQAYELSPVLQRNKQKGNKKSSGGFDFGKKEGPAAGGGPQVEEKGPGDQGQRTGEQYELLLIETASSLVKAAIQSSIEQLVNEMALEQNKHNSFL encoded by the coding sequence ATGGCAAAGGCAGCTAATGAAATTCAAATGGAGAACCCAAGAGAGGTAGAAACTCACAGCACAGGGGCAACGTGCTCCCCATCAgaggaacaggcagaaaaacCCTCCATGCTCTGTTTTAGGAAGAGGAAGTCCTGTAAGAAGAGGCTGACGGTGAAGGATGCATGTGAAGCAGCTTCAGAGGAGAAAAGCCAATGCATCAGTGCTGAGGCAAAAGTTCCTAATCAATCACAATCCTCCAGAGGAGCCTGGGCAGCCATcaaaaacctcacaaaaccTCGGAGAAGGCAGAAATCCTCCTCGAGCAAGAAGGCACCCTCTGATTCCCAagtgcagctggaggtggaTGCTGAGGAAGGCTGTGCACAAGGCTTCCCAAAGAAACGAGTGAGCTCTGGAGTGAAGATGCCCTGCGTGCGGTTCTccagaggcaagaaaaaacccagcccCTCTGAAGCAGTGGAGGAGTCAGAGGACAGTGTTCAAGCAAATGAGGTGATGGGTGTCGTGAATAAAGCTAGTGAAGAGCAGGAGGATTTGCCCCCGATGGACAAGTCTGACTCCTTCAGCCCGGCCTCTGTGCAGGAGGACCAGGATACAGCAAAGGAAAGTGCTGATTCCATTGGGAAGAGTGAGCCCTTGACAGAGCCCACAACTGAAGCAGAGGAACATAGGGAGTGCACCATTGAGTCAGAGATAACAGAGTCAGAGACAGTTAATGAAACAgcccaggaaaagctgcaggaggggagCCTGCCCCAAACCACAGTCCACATGGAGGGCAGGGAAGATGCTCCCGAAGTGCCTGCTTCCCAGGATCAATCCGACAGTGCCCCTGAAACCGCTGAGCTGCAGGAAATCCCTAATATCTGCAAAGAGCTGCCCGAAGGGGATGAATCAGAAAAGAGCATAAATCTTCCTGAGGAGTGCAAAGCCCAAGAGACAGTAATGGATTTCAGTCCGTCGGAGTCCAAAGATGATGCAGTGAGcatgcagggctgctccagccatcAGGTGACCCTAGAAGCCAACGTGGGCGTTGGGATTGTCATCACTGTCACCGAAGCTGAGGACTCTGATCACACCGACTCCGACCAGGCCTACGAGCTGTCCCCTGTCTTGCAGCGAAATAAgcaaaaagggaataaaaaatcAAGCGGGGGCTTTGATTTTGGTAAAAAAGAGGGCCCCGCGGCTGGCGGTGGTCCCCAGGTGGAGGAGAAAGGTCCAGGTGACCAGGGGCAAAGAACGGGGGAACAGTACGAACTGCTCCTCATAGAAACGGCATCTTCCCTCGTGAAGGCAGCCATCCAGTCATCCATAGAGCAGCTGGTCAACGAAATGGCCCTGGAACAGAACAAACACAACAGTTTTCTGTGA